One Polyangiaceae bacterium DNA window includes the following coding sequences:
- a CDS encoding matrixin family metalloprotease: protein MKKPRIAAALAAVVSILGTSAESNAWTGLEGPPYPFWGAIPVKYYVNKASFPPNIAATAEKRLVDGFASWAAPDCTYFDTELLGDLPGSTYDINDGKNVLLWINKPDTWPGELGPVDNVIGVTLPVWSNDGMGNSLIFDADIVFNNVGFCWFDFNPAMPGSTCSGGSPVDTQSIATHEQGHFLGLGHTSSPGATMEPAYVGGNDIASIEQDDINGVCALYPIGGTTVSAAAGGVSCDPCRISAANNECSMQTKACTGQCLGLYNCIIACPTSDANAYDACATQCSEQFKDGIMPYTAYANCICNICAEPCVTQCGGGGPAGAGGNNPSGGWGDGGEGGAGGGPNLTDGGGCGCTVIGSDEHLGTVAALGLVIAALSRRRRSS, encoded by the coding sequence ATGAAAAAGCCTCGAATCGCAGCCGCACTTGCTGCCGTCGTTTCGATTCTCGGGACGAGCGCAGAATCGAATGCGTGGACGGGTTTGGAAGGGCCGCCGTATCCTTTCTGGGGGGCCATTCCCGTGAAGTATTACGTGAACAAGGCCAGCTTTCCGCCGAATATCGCGGCGACCGCGGAAAAACGACTCGTGGACGGGTTCGCCTCATGGGCCGCACCCGATTGCACGTATTTCGACACGGAGCTCTTGGGAGACTTGCCCGGCAGTACGTACGACATCAATGATGGCAAAAATGTGCTGCTATGGATAAACAAGCCCGACACTTGGCCAGGTGAGCTCGGCCCCGTCGATAACGTCATTGGCGTCACGTTGCCCGTCTGGTCCAACGACGGCATGGGCAATTCATTGATTTTCGATGCCGACATCGTCTTCAACAACGTGGGATTCTGCTGGTTCGATTTCAATCCTGCAATGCCTGGGTCTACGTGCTCTGGAGGCAGTCCGGTCGACACGCAATCCATTGCTACGCACGAGCAAGGCCATTTCTTGGGCCTCGGGCATACCAGTTCTCCTGGCGCGACGATGGAGCCCGCCTACGTGGGCGGCAATGATATTGCCAGCATCGAGCAAGACGACATCAATGGCGTGTGCGCGCTTTACCCCATTGGAGGCACCACGGTTTCTGCTGCTGCGGGGGGCGTGAGTTGCGATCCTTGTCGAATCAGCGCAGCCAACAATGAATGCTCGATGCAAACGAAAGCCTGCACCGGACAGTGCCTCGGGCTCTACAACTGCATCATCGCTTGTCCAACGTCCGACGCCAATGCGTACGACGCGTGCGCCACGCAATGCTCCGAGCAATTCAAAGACGGAATCATGCCGTACACGGCCTACGCGAATTGCATCTGCAACATCTGCGCTGAGCCTTGCGTCACGCAATGCGGAGGAGGTGGCCCCGCCGGCGCCGGCGGCAACAACCCCAGCGGCGGATGGGGCGACGGAGGCGAGGGCGGTGCCGGCGGAGGACCGAATCTCACCGATGGCGGCGGGTGCGGATGCACCGTCATCGGCAGCGACGAACATCTCGGCACCGTCGCCGCCCTTGGTCTCGTCATCGCGGCGCTCAGCAGACGGCGCCGCAGTTCCTGA
- a CDS encoding thioredoxin family protein has protein sequence MRPLFAVFPALVLAAACTPVEQPAHPKTEGSSSAPASSSAAMPQPKTEQTTAAATPSAAVEFVEDDLEAATARARTEKKALFVDAWAPWCHTCLSMKNYVLVDPSLKPLADRVVFASVDTDRPSSGAFLERYKMSFWPTFFVIDPNSGDVVAYFPGAASAREMKTFIEDALHVMDANAKPGDPLLLLARASNARAAGDAKKALALYNELLAKTDAKWPRRSEALAGKLNALASSGDPDGCARFGTAHIDEITGAAAPADFASIMLTCAGKLAKSATQEAAKKKALARIEALVASPPPESTVDDRADVLAMLASARSEVGDTDGARVAHEKRLAMMEQAAREAKTPEIAATYDYGRAISYLALGRAEEAMRMLEAREREMPKSYDPPARLANVLLRMGKLDAALAANGRAVALSYGPRRLGYLRLRGDIQARLGDKQGQIATLREEIAGHEALPKGQLSTAQLEAAKKRLAAALGEGSPAPKGR, from the coding sequence ATGCGTCCTCTGTTCGCCGTGTTTCCAGCTCTCGTCCTTGCCGCCGCGTGTACTCCTGTCGAACAACCCGCACACCCCAAGACCGAAGGTTCCTCGTCGGCGCCGGCTTCATCGAGTGCCGCCATGCCGCAGCCCAAGACGGAGCAAACGACCGCAGCGGCAACACCATCCGCAGCGGTCGAGTTTGTCGAGGACGATCTCGAGGCAGCCACGGCGCGGGCGCGGACCGAGAAGAAAGCGCTCTTTGTCGATGCGTGGGCGCCCTGGTGCCACACGTGTTTGAGCATGAAGAACTACGTGCTCGTCGACCCGTCGCTAAAGCCCTTGGCTGATCGCGTGGTCTTCGCGTCGGTCGATACGGACAGGCCTTCGAGCGGCGCGTTTCTCGAGCGTTACAAGATGAGCTTTTGGCCGACGTTCTTCGTTATCGATCCGAACAGCGGGGATGTCGTTGCGTATTTCCCGGGAGCTGCATCGGCGCGTGAGATGAAGACGTTCATCGAAGATGCGCTGCATGTGATGGATGCCAACGCCAAGCCTGGTGATCCGCTCTTGCTGCTCGCGCGGGCAAGCAATGCGCGTGCGGCAGGAGATGCCAAAAAAGCGCTCGCTCTATACAACGAGCTCCTTGCGAAAACGGATGCGAAGTGGCCCCGACGCAGCGAAGCTTTGGCGGGCAAGCTCAACGCGCTCGCATCGAGCGGCGATCCCGATGGATGCGCACGTTTTGGAACGGCGCACATCGACGAGATCACGGGGGCCGCGGCGCCGGCGGACTTCGCATCGATCATGCTCACGTGCGCCGGCAAGCTTGCGAAGAGCGCCACGCAGGAAGCGGCGAAGAAGAAAGCACTCGCGCGAATCGAAGCACTCGTTGCATCGCCTCCGCCCGAGTCGACGGTGGACGACCGCGCAGACGTGCTCGCGATGTTGGCGTCGGCAAGAAGCGAAGTTGGGGATACGGACGGAGCGCGTGTGGCGCATGAAAAGCGGCTGGCGATGATGGAACAGGCAGCGCGAGAAGCGAAGACGCCGGAGATCGCAGCAACGTACGACTACGGTCGAGCGATCTCGTACTTGGCGCTCGGGCGCGCGGAAGAAGCGATGCGGATGCTCGAAGCTCGCGAGCGGGAGATGCCGAAGTCGTACGATCCGCCGGCCCGATTGGCGAACGTGCTGCTGCGCATGGGAAAGCTCGATGCAGCGCTTGCAGCGAATGGTCGCGCGGTAGCGCTTTCGTATGGTCCGCGGCGTCTCGGGTACTTGCGCTTGCGCGGGGACATCCAGGCGCGGCTCGGGGACAAGCAGGGGCAGATTGCGACGTTGCGCGAGGAAATTGCGGGGCATGAAGCGCTTCCGAAGGGGCAGCTCAGCACGGCGCAGCTCGAGGCTGCAAAGAAGCGGCTTGCAGCAGCGCTTGGGGAAGGATCGCCGGCGCCGAAAGGGCGGTAG
- a CDS encoding TonB-dependent receptor, whose amino-acid sequence MRNAATQAPIPDVVITVTSPALQGEQIVVTDAGGNFRVPQIPPGEGYAVSADGGQEFKPSSRGGIKLTSGSTVRVNILLLPLTGVISEVVEARAPVVDVGSSRIATTIDQELTRRLAVNAPSGKGGASRSFESLAQIAPGANADQYGTSVNGTTSPENAFIIDGVSANDPAFGVNAVPLSAEFVKEVNIITAGYLPEYGRSIGGVMDVVTKSGSNEFHGSVFGSITPGAFEGQRTQIAREGGVIQTNPSLGAIRDFGFEIGGPILKDKLWFFAGFQVALQRYNLDRTLNSLNATIEDRFMPDPDFAGKWVPGTDDILDTAVPVIDPETGFQRTTALPGTSQRYYADQQVTQYIGKLTWNINQDHNVTLTVFGAPSTSGGNGTYGIDSQDGGIAVGNLVGPYSALGGTLNAFNNSVVLKSSSAFMNKKFLIDATLGWVYNTLETGAADGTNVDDIGNPATLAGQPGMSWRRNSTVRDPATGILRGRQSITQFENLPDAARAQCDPTGDGRFVNAICPVTSYRTGGAGFMNIGTNNRYQGRVIATGILKALGEHTIKAGVDFEVLTYTNRKGYGGGVLYRESVAGTTIADFRHYGFLEGPDQVVDINVFESTSTSTTVGGFVQDSWNILDRVTVNLGVRYDAQVVTGNDGNVGLSLPNQWSPRIGAIWDPTREGRAKITANFARFYQAVTLNLVDRSFPGELNTIAVRPTATCDPLNPGPECRDISNYLGLGGPYDANQKHVLIGGDRVPVDPDIKPQSSDQFVIGGEYEIITDSRVGAAYTKQWLNYAVEDMSRDEATTYFIGNPGYGIAKDFPKATRDYDSFMVYFQKSFSKQWLAQVNYTLSWNRGNIAGLFRPETGQLDPNINSDFDLISLLDNRTGDLPGDRRHVIKVFGAKEFTLPHNVTINLGLGYTGLSGTPQNVLGSHPIYGAAEVFILPRGTFDRNPWRHSIDTNITLGYQFSKTNAVTLGVDIFNLFNFQQATGFDQNYTAADVLPCKDCSKDNIPNKDGQIVSADPQNQKVLRYTDGSPFDPADINPNWQNPTSYQTPRQIRINARVTF is encoded by the coding sequence GTGCGCAACGCGGCAACACAAGCACCAATTCCGGACGTCGTCATCACGGTGACGTCCCCTGCGCTCCAAGGTGAGCAGATCGTCGTGACCGACGCTGGAGGTAACTTCCGCGTCCCACAGATCCCACCTGGCGAAGGATATGCAGTCAGCGCAGACGGGGGGCAGGAGTTCAAGCCCTCTTCTCGCGGTGGCATCAAGTTGACGAGCGGTTCTACCGTTAGAGTCAACATCTTGCTGTTGCCCTTGACGGGTGTCATCAGCGAAGTCGTCGAAGCTCGAGCCCCCGTCGTCGACGTTGGTTCGTCACGTATCGCGACGACGATCGATCAAGAGCTCACACGAAGGCTCGCGGTGAACGCTCCGTCCGGCAAAGGCGGCGCGTCGCGTTCTTTCGAGAGTCTTGCGCAGATCGCCCCTGGCGCAAACGCGGACCAGTACGGCACGTCCGTCAACGGCACGACTTCACCTGAAAACGCCTTCATCATCGACGGCGTTTCCGCGAACGATCCTGCGTTCGGCGTCAACGCCGTGCCGCTCTCGGCAGAGTTCGTCAAGGAAGTCAACATCATTACGGCAGGCTACCTGCCCGAGTACGGTCGCTCGATCGGCGGCGTCATGGACGTCGTCACGAAGAGCGGTTCGAACGAATTCCACGGATCGGTGTTCGGCTCGATCACGCCGGGTGCCTTCGAAGGACAACGCACGCAGATCGCGCGTGAGGGCGGGGTTATCCAGACAAACCCGTCGCTCGGCGCGATTCGCGACTTCGGTTTCGAGATCGGTGGTCCGATCCTGAAGGACAAACTCTGGTTCTTCGCCGGCTTCCAAGTCGCGCTGCAGCGCTACAACTTGGACCGCACGCTGAACAGCTTGAACGCCACGATCGAAGACCGGTTCATGCCGGACCCGGACTTCGCCGGCAAGTGGGTCCCGGGAACCGACGACATACTCGATACCGCCGTTCCGGTGATCGATCCGGAAACCGGTTTCCAGCGCACCACGGCCCTTCCAGGGACGTCGCAGCGCTACTATGCCGATCAGCAGGTGACGCAATACATCGGCAAGCTGACGTGGAACATCAACCAAGATCACAACGTGACCTTGACGGTGTTCGGTGCGCCTTCGACGTCCGGCGGCAACGGCACGTACGGCATCGATTCGCAGGACGGAGGCATCGCAGTCGGTAACCTCGTCGGTCCCTACAGCGCACTCGGCGGAACGCTCAATGCGTTCAATAACAGCGTCGTGTTGAAGAGCTCGTCAGCGTTCATGAACAAGAAGTTCTTGATCGATGCAACGCTCGGCTGGGTCTACAACACGCTCGAAACGGGTGCTGCAGACGGCACGAACGTCGACGACATCGGCAACCCGGCGACGCTCGCAGGTCAGCCCGGTATGTCATGGCGCCGCAACAGCACGGTCCGCGACCCAGCCACGGGCATCTTGCGTGGTCGCCAGTCAATCACCCAGTTCGAAAACCTGCCAGACGCTGCGCGCGCGCAATGCGATCCAACCGGCGACGGTCGTTTCGTCAATGCGATTTGTCCGGTGACTTCGTACCGCACGGGCGGTGCCGGGTTCATGAACATCGGCACGAACAACCGCTACCAAGGTCGCGTGATCGCCACGGGAATTCTCAAGGCGCTTGGCGAGCACACGATCAAGGCTGGTGTGGACTTCGAGGTTCTCACCTATACGAACCGCAAGGGTTATGGCGGCGGCGTGCTGTATCGCGAGAGCGTTGCTGGCACGACGATCGCGGACTTCCGTCACTACGGCTTCCTCGAGGGACCGGATCAAGTCGTCGACATCAACGTCTTCGAATCGACGTCGACATCGACGACGGTCGGTGGGTTTGTCCAGGATAGCTGGAACATCCTCGACCGCGTCACGGTGAACCTCGGCGTGCGGTACGACGCGCAGGTCGTCACGGGCAACGACGGCAACGTCGGTTTGTCCTTGCCGAACCAGTGGTCGCCGCGCATCGGCGCGATCTGGGATCCGACTCGTGAAGGTCGTGCCAAGATCACCGCCAACTTCGCGCGGTTCTACCAGGCCGTCACGCTCAACCTGGTCGATCGTTCGTTCCCCGGCGAGCTCAACACCATCGCGGTGCGCCCGACGGCTACGTGCGATCCGCTCAACCCCGGCCCCGAGTGTCGCGACATCAGCAACTACCTCGGGCTGGGCGGTCCGTACGATGCGAACCAGAAGCACGTGCTCATCGGTGGTGACCGCGTCCCCGTCGATCCGGACATCAAGCCGCAGTCGTCGGATCAGTTCGTCATCGGTGGCGAGTACGAAATCATCACCGACTCGCGCGTCGGCGCTGCGTACACCAAGCAGTGGTTGAACTATGCCGTCGAAGACATGAGCCGCGATGAAGCGACGACGTACTTCATCGGCAACCCCGGCTACGGCATCGCAAAGGACTTCCCGAAGGCAACCCGCGACTATGACTCGTTCATGGTCTACTTCCAGAAGTCCTTCTCGAAGCAGTGGCTCGCCCAGGTCAACTACACGTTGTCGTGGAACCGCGGTAACATCGCCGGCTTGTTCCGGCCGGAAACCGGTCAGCTCGACCCGAACATCAACTCGGACTTCGACCTGATCTCGCTCCTCGACAACCGCACCGGTGACCTCCCGGGCGACCGTCGTCACGTGATCAAGGTGTTCGGCGCGAAGGAATTCACGCTGCCCCACAACGTGACGATCAACCTGGGTCTCGGCTACACTGGTCTCAGTGGCACGCCGCAGAACGTCCTCGGTTCACACCCGATCTACGGTGCTGCCGAGGTGTTCATTCTGCCGCGTGGTACGTTCGACCGGAACCCGTGGCGACACAGTATCGACACGAACATCACGCTGGGCTACCAGTTCAGCAAGACCAACGCCGTCACGCTCGGCGTCGACATCTTCAACCTGTTCAACTTCCAACAGGCCACGGGTTTCGACCAGAACTACACGGCAGCGGATGTGCTTCCCTGCAAAGACTGCTCGAAAGACAACATCCCGAACAAGGATGGCCAGATCGTGTCAGCGGATCCTCAGAACCAGAAGGTTCTGCGGTACACCGACGGATCACCATTCGATCCCGCGGATATCAACCCGAACTGGCAGAACCCGACGTCCTACCAGACGCCGCGGCAAATCCGCATCAACGCTCGGGTGACCTTCTGA
- a CDS encoding energy transducer TonB → MFDSVLGRDNIPKGRLGTGAVLSVAVHAAAILLVLWVSTRPKEVKVDAPEVTFVAPPPPPPPPPPPPPAGGAKKPKVEKPRPVKKPDTIVETKEEPKPEDKPPEKEPEPEAPETPESGEGEPGGVPGGVPGGVPGGVPGGVVGSPTPPPPPPQNITIPFGAGMTQPSQVGGPALSLPPAAIAAHVSGVFIARCTITESGSVEGCSVIKGLPHSDEHILRILTSRKYSPVIFEGKPQRVYFTFKFTFKG, encoded by the coding sequence ATGTTCGATTCGGTTCTAGGTCGCGACAACATACCCAAAGGTCGCCTCGGCACAGGCGCCGTCCTGTCCGTGGCTGTTCACGCCGCTGCGATCCTGCTCGTCCTCTGGGTGAGCACGAGACCAAAGGAAGTGAAGGTCGACGCACCCGAAGTTACGTTCGTCGCACCACCTCCACCGCCACCTCCGCCACCGCCACCTCCTCCAGCAGGAGGTGCGAAGAAGCCGAAGGTGGAAAAACCCAGACCGGTCAAGAAGCCGGACACGATCGTCGAGACAAAAGAGGAGCCCAAGCCCGAGGACAAACCCCCGGAGAAGGAACCCGAACCGGAAGCTCCCGAAACGCCCGAGAGCGGCGAGGGTGAGCCCGGTGGTGTTCCCGGTGGTGTTCCCGGTGGTGTTCCCGGCGGCGTGCCCGGTGGTGTTGTCGGAAGCCCAACGCCTCCACCACCGCCACCTCAAAACATCACCATTCCTTTCGGCGCTGGCATGACGCAGCCCTCGCAGGTGGGTGGCCCAGCATTGTCCTTGCCCCCCGCAGCGATCGCCGCCCACGTTTCGGGCGTCTTCATCGCTCGCTGCACCATCACCGAATCCGGTTCCGTCGAAGGGTGCAGCGTCATCAAAGGCTTGCCCCACTCGGATGAACACATCCTTCGCATCTTGACATCGCGAAAGTATTCGCCCGTGATCTTCGAGGGCAAACCCCAACGAGTTTACTTCACGTTCAAGTTCACCTTCAAAGGCTAA
- a CDS encoding MotA/TolQ/ExbB proton channel family protein, whose protein sequence is MDFSLAGLWHEMGFFARLVVITLLLMSLASILVFGERLVVSLMSKGQSQQFAAKLATILTKDDLDVAADTKFGKDIGYLGRVIRAGLSAYKGTRSADKDLCFESVARALERQQQRELVALKRGYGILATVASTAPFVGLVGTVMGIVTAFQKMASSGSGGLGTVSAGIAEALVTTAVGLIVAITAVWAFNYLSGWTDDRSVDMSESSNEFLDVVARHLATGDSRGEESDEKEAAA, encoded by the coding sequence ATGGATTTCTCACTTGCTGGACTCTGGCACGAAATGGGCTTTTTCGCCCGCTTGGTCGTCATCACGTTGCTCCTGATGAGCCTCGCGTCGATCCTCGTCTTCGGCGAACGGCTCGTCGTGTCGCTGATGTCGAAGGGGCAGTCCCAACAGTTCGCTGCCAAGCTCGCCACCATCCTCACCAAAGACGATCTCGACGTCGCTGCAGACACCAAGTTCGGCAAGGACATCGGCTATCTCGGCCGCGTGATTCGCGCGGGCCTGTCTGCATACAAAGGCACCCGAAGCGCTGACAAAGATCTCTGCTTCGAATCCGTCGCTCGCGCCCTCGAACGACAGCAACAGCGCGAGCTCGTTGCCCTCAAGCGCGGCTACGGCATCCTCGCCACCGTCGCATCCACGGCGCCCTTCGTCGGCCTCGTCGGTACCGTCATGGGTATCGTCACCGCCTTCCAAAAGATGGCATCCAGCGGCTCCGGTGGTCTCGGCACGGTGTCCGCAGGTATCGCCGAAGCTCTCGTCACGACAGCCGTCGGCCTCATCGTCGCCATCACCGCCGTCTGGGCCTTCAACTACCTGTCCGGTTGGACGGACGATCGCTCGGTCGACATGTCCGAATCGTCCAACGAATTTCTCGACGTCGTCGCTCGTCACCTCGCAACCGGCGACAGCCGCGGCGAAGAAAGCGACGAAAAAGAGGCCGCTGCGTAG
- a CDS encoding biopolymer transporter ExbD, giving the protein MGMAVGGNKGGFKSDINVTPLVDVVLVLLIIFMVITPMLQRGKDVKLPPSRSIEEKGAEDDPLILSITTEKKIYIESTEYSETDFVPALTKELEAKPGRKLLLKGDEALEVGAVRNLMDMTHKAGAKSVALGVEQLK; this is encoded by the coding sequence ATGGGAATGGCAGTTGGCGGCAACAAAGGCGGCTTCAAGAGCGACATCAACGTCACGCCCCTCGTCGACGTCGTGCTCGTTCTCTTGATCATCTTCATGGTCATCACGCCCATGCTCCAGCGTGGCAAGGACGTGAAGCTGCCTCCGTCGAGATCAATCGAAGAAAAAGGTGCCGAAGACGATCCGCTCATCTTGTCGATCACGACAGAGAAGAAGATCTACATCGAGAGCACCGAATACAGCGAAACCGACTTCGTCCCGGCTCTCACCAAGGAGCTCGAAGCCAAACCCGGCCGCAAGCTCCTGCTCAAAGGCGACGAAGCGCTCGAAGTCGGTGCCGTCCGTAACCTCATGGACATGACCCACAAGGCCGGCGCGAAAAGCGTCGCTCTCGGCGTCGAACAGTTGAAGTAG
- a CDS encoding biopolymer transporter ExbD, giving the protein MSKKMRKLSIKPASQLNSDINVTPLIDIVLVMLIIFMVVTPLLEKNLDVRVPETEKVDTVTEVPPDQLVVRISADNKLRINFDEVSQEEYIDKLKARLDRYKKDTDKVVFFISDDKANYGRLVAAFDGAKQAGAKVLGMMTTPPEDEEKK; this is encoded by the coding sequence ATGAGCAAGAAGATGCGGAAGCTGTCCATCAAGCCAGCTTCTCAACTCAACTCCGACATCAACGTCACGCCCCTCATCGACATCGTGCTCGTGATGTTGATCATCTTCATGGTCGTTACACCGCTGCTCGAGAAAAACCTCGACGTACGCGTGCCCGAAACCGAGAAGGTCGATACCGTCACCGAGGTTCCTCCGGACCAACTCGTCGTTCGCATCAGTGCAGACAACAAACTGCGCATCAACTTCGACGAAGTTTCCCAAGAGGAATACATCGACAAACTCAAGGCGAGGCTCGATCGGTACAAGAAAGACACCGATAAGGTCGTCTTCTTCATCTCCGATGACAAGGCCAACTACGGCCGCCTCGTCGCTGCATTCGACGGGGCCAAACAAGCCGGCGCCAAGGTCCTCGGCATGATGACCACCCCGCCCGAAGACGAAGAGAAGAAGTAG
- a CDS encoding tetratricopeptide repeat protein, translating into MHWFRWQAALAAIAIIVAAPTTARSSDAPSTAEINAARDQFAEGRKLEEAGRFGDALVLFQDVARVKMTPQVRFHIALCLMHTGKHAEALANFRVAKQEAGTSAPNVVAESKAHIATLEKQVARLTVVMPANDSSFTITLDERPIAANVTVDANPGRYEVVLRHDGQAVDKRLVTLQVGESVRVEFSQLPVQPNGWRTASIVAFSVAGAGVIGASVFTFLRAERLATLEAACPSFTGCSRSLEPVVRDGKTFSATVNVFAGVAGAAAATGVVLYVMSRSSSSDRTSSFVDVGVIPAVGLGGGFVALHGRF; encoded by the coding sequence TTGCACTGGTTTCGCTGGCAGGCCGCGCTCGCAGCTATCGCAATCATCGTCGCGGCACCCACGACGGCACGGTCGAGCGACGCTCCTTCGACCGCTGAAATCAACGCAGCGCGTGACCAATTTGCCGAAGGGCGGAAGCTCGAAGAAGCTGGTCGATTTGGCGACGCGCTGGTGCTCTTCCAAGACGTCGCGCGCGTGAAGATGACGCCGCAAGTGCGCTTTCACATCGCGCTCTGCTTGATGCACACGGGCAAGCATGCCGAAGCTCTCGCGAACTTTCGCGTCGCCAAGCAAGAAGCCGGCACATCGGCACCCAACGTCGTCGCCGAATCCAAGGCACACATCGCAACGCTGGAGAAGCAAGTTGCCAGGTTGACTGTGGTCATGCCGGCAAACGATTCGTCCTTCACGATCACGCTCGATGAACGTCCCATCGCTGCCAACGTTACCGTCGATGCGAATCCGGGACGTTACGAGGTCGTGCTTCGCCATGATGGACAAGCTGTCGACAAGCGGCTTGTGACGCTGCAGGTCGGAGAAAGCGTACGTGTTGAGTTTTCGCAGTTACCCGTGCAGCCAAACGGTTGGCGCACGGCAAGCATCGTGGCGTTCAGCGTTGCGGGTGCTGGTGTCATTGGAGCTTCGGTTTTCACGTTTTTGCGTGCCGAACGGCTTGCGACGCTCGAAGCTGCATGTCCGTCGTTTACGGGATGCAGCCGCAGTCTCGAGCCGGTCGTTCGCGACGGCAAAACGTTCTCCGCGACCGTCAACGTATTTGCCGGCGTCGCAGGCGCAGCGGCGGCCACGGGGGTCGTTCTGTACGTGATGTCCCGAAGCTCGTCGTCGGACCGCACGTCGTCGTTCGTCGACGTAGGGGTTATTCCCGCAGTTGGCCTGGGCGGGGGATTTGTCGCGCTGCATGGGAGGTTTTGA
- a CDS encoding protein kinase, protein MKEGDLVAGRYKLLRPIGGGAMGAVWAARHELLGRYFALKFARAPVKTDPPARARFQREAQLVGKLRHPNIVDVTDFGEVSPDGDFFLAMELLEGETLAERIEHRGPIESYEAVAIAADVARGLSAVHAVGIVHRDVKPENIFLARSPTGSTIPKLLDFGISKEQHDSLATHQGALTGTPAYMSPEQANGDTNLDPRTDIWSLGVVLYEMLTGKHPFVEQNYPSLMVAIAERPHEPLERAVPDAIRRIVDTCLAKRPSDRYSSSDALLDALVSVGNAGAKHSPGDRGSSRRNARWLIAGSVLASFIVVVVAMWIRRASDVPSGTRPPSSASAAAESAVHVPASSSTHPVADVVPASSMTQASPSSMAPAPSTTPQKAPRAPVKRPSTSVTTPGF, encoded by the coding sequence GTGAAAGAAGGAGACCTCGTCGCAGGACGCTACAAGCTCCTCCGCCCCATCGGCGGCGGCGCGATGGGCGCCGTATGGGCAGCACGCCACGAGCTGCTCGGCCGTTACTTCGCACTGAAGTTTGCCCGCGCTCCCGTAAAGACCGACCCACCCGCACGCGCGCGTTTTCAGCGTGAAGCACAACTCGTCGGCAAACTACGCCATCCCAACATCGTCGATGTCACCGACTTCGGCGAAGTCTCACCCGACGGAGACTTCTTCCTCGCCATGGAGCTGCTCGAAGGCGAAACGCTTGCCGAGCGCATCGAACATCGTGGCCCCATCGAATCGTACGAAGCCGTAGCAATTGCCGCCGATGTCGCCCGAGGCCTCTCCGCGGTGCACGCCGTGGGCATCGTGCATCGCGACGTCAAACCCGAGAACATCTTTCTCGCTCGCAGCCCAACGGGCAGCACCATCCCCAAGCTGCTCGATTTCGGCATCAGCAAAGAACAGCACGACTCGTTGGCGACGCATCAGGGCGCCCTGACGGGAACGCCTGCGTACATGAGCCCCGAGCAAGCGAACGGAGATACGAACCTCGATCCACGCACGGACATCTGGTCGCTAGGCGTCGTGCTCTACGAGATGCTCACGGGTAAACACCCGTTTGTCGAACAGAACTATCCTTCGCTCATGGTGGCCATCGCCGAACGCCCGCACGAGCCGCTCGAACGGGCAGTGCCCGATGCCATTCGCCGCATCGTCGACACATGTCTCGCAAAACGGCCCAGCGACAGATATTCGAGCAGCGACGCGCTCCTCGATGCGCTCGTGTCCGTTGGCAACGCCGGTGCAAAGCACTCTCCTGGCGATCGTGGTTCATCGCGCCGGAACGCACGTTGGCTCATCGCCGGCTCGGTGCTCGCGTCGTTCATCGTCGTCGTCGTCGCGATGTGGATCAGAAGGGCCAGTGACGTGCCATCTGGGACGCGTCCGCCCTCGTCTGCGAGCGCGGCTGCAGAAAGCGCTGTCCACGTTCCAGCATCATCGTCGACGCATCCCGTCGCAGATGTCGTCCCAGCATCGAGCATGACGCAGGCGTCGCCGTCATCGATGGCTCCAGCACCGTCGACGACGCCGCAAAAGGCGCCACGTGCACCGGTAAAGCGTCCATCGACGTCCGTGACGACGCCGGGTTTCTGA